The segment TCATACTTCTCATGAAACCAAGCCAGGAATAACTTTCTCTTTAGGTATTTGCCATAATGCCTTCTTCTTTTATTTCTGATTCTCATTGCTCATCACTCCCATAACATGCATTAAATAACCCAGTAGCAAGGCTTCTCGCGGTATCTGCTAATAAATAAGCATTACTTTGAGCCACTGCATTCTGGTCCTCACTAAGCTCTAACTGCTCTTGATACTGATCGAGATAACGTAGGCGCTTGAAAATGAAGTCTTCGCCCAGTGAAAATGTAACGATATCTTCAAATGAGAGACCTACTCTGGTAACGCTCCATCCTTCTTCTAGGTTTAGCTCGATCTCTTTTGAATCCAATGGAATCCCCTTGTATCTGGCTGTGCCTCCCTCATCTTTATTCAGCTCTTTCATCTCAATTTCATCTAAAAGAGTGAAGCTTTCACTGATATAACCTTGCCTTACCCAATCTGTCATAATTGTCGACATATCAACTTGTGGCGCGTATCCAGTTACCGGCAGTGATCCTAAGCTATTTCTGAGCATTGCAGTCACAAGAGAGGCTTTCTTCTCGCTTGGTGCATCAATAACTAACCAGCCTTTTTCTAAGTCGATATACGCGCAGATTGATGATTGCTCTGGCGCTGTTTTCTTGATGAGTTCATTTGTGATGATCTCTTCGAGCTCTTTGTATAAAACTCTATCGAGAAGATCGATATTGTTATCACGCGCACGCTTCTCAATGGCAGTTTGAATCGCTTTGCGCGGAAGCTTCTTAATCTCCATGCCTAAGCGAATAAATAGTGACTGATTCATCTCTTCAACCAGGTTTTCGCCTTGAGTGAATACCGGCAACCAACCGTGCGTTTCCAATTCATCCTGTCCACAATCTCGTAGTGGATGCTGTACCAATAACTCTTCCAGTTGCTCTGCTGTTAGATCAACTTGCTCGTCAAATTTGTAAATGATGATGTTTTTATAGGGTTTCATGCGAATAACCTCCCTTGACTGATTTCTTTTTCGATTCTTTCTTTTGTTCTATTGA is part of the Ignatzschineria indica genome and harbors:
- a CDS encoding recombination-associated protein RdgC produces the protein MKPYKNIIIYKFDEQVDLTAEQLEELLVQHPLRDCGQDELETHGWLPVFTQGENLVEEMNQSLFIRLGMEIKKLPRKAIQTAIEKRARDNNIDLLDRVLYKELEEIITNELIKKTAPEQSSICAYIDLEKGWLVIDAPSEKKASLVTAMLRNSLGSLPVTGYAPQVDMSTIMTDWVRQGYISESFTLLDEIEMKELNKDEGGTARYKGIPLDSKEIELNLEEGWSVTRVGLSFEDIVTFSLGEDFIFKRLRYLDQYQEQLELSEDQNAVAQSNAYLLADTARSLATGLFNACYGSDEQ